The Anastrepha ludens isolate Willacy chromosome 2, idAnaLude1.1, whole genome shotgun sequence DNA window taaaacttttttgtatttttttccgcTCTTGCAAAAATAGATGATCTTCTAATAACGAATGTTGTTCGCCTCAGTAAATATCTAAGAACTTTTTGTGTGAATCAGAGATAAACTTCATGTTGAATGaggtttttaagttttaaactaATTAGCTCTTGAAAAACgccgatttttgtttaaaatatggttttcttgaaaatttgtattcatAGGTTCTTCATTTTCTATTAATGCATCATCTTGAATGCTGTCATCGTCTAAACAGCAAATTTTGTATACAATACATCCACATATAATTGTTTTAACGATTGAGTTTTTGtctgaatttttcttgaaatgaAGTTATCgtcagaattttgttttaagtatccTGAATGAATTTTCGACAACGATTTTCGTAGATGAATGTAATAAATTGTACACGTCTCTTCTTCTTCGTACTATCAAAACAGTAGATTTATATCAGTGCTGCCACCACCAATAAAAATGATCCGGATTGTTTCCATGGGAACTGATCGGGATGCTTAACTGGATAAACCAAAGAAACCCGTTActtgatttaatattttttgaacaggGATGCCAAGTGATTTGCGAATTATAGACAATTTTCGATGAGCGTTTTTTTTGCTGTAAAATACCGGAATGACTACTCAACCAACCTTGTCTTTTGTCACTGGAGTATCTCTATGCAGCTGCGTTGCTCCAAACACTTTTATTCAGAGCTGACAGCGAACCTAATCCTGAATAATATTTCTGGAACTCCTTtgaattccttattacaaagcCATTTTAACCACcatgtttatgtaaatttagaactttgactCAATTCACAAATTCTAATTCGTGTTTTTTtcctttgcgatcagctgtttttctcacttgcaaattcttacaaataaaaatttatccagtcaaaacttatcacttcccctcaaaatgaaacgTCACCTTGCTCTcgcactttcccctactttgcaattttttttggatacatAAACACCAAAACATGATAATTTGTAATTGTTAATTGTTACAAAtaatttgcttcatgaacagatcTAATGTGTGCTCTTTTTAGTAAAACCATATGATTCAAACATAAAtatattgctttttttaattatgttttatttcagtttaaatgAGCTTGTTTTTGGACCACcctctatgtatgtattttatatactAAGAATACAAACAATTAGATCTTCTTGGCAAGAATCTTGGTACTTCAAATGGCAATATGTTTATTTAATCTTTGAGTTATATTCAGTTTTACAGTTTTACATATAGTACCTGTGCATGTATGCCTGGGATAGGTTTATGTATAGATATGTATTTCTTGAATTTaaagagtatatgtatgtagacacATACcgacatatttatgtatatacaaagtAATGTAGTATttagtaaataacaaaaaattagacAGGTCACTTTCAAACATTTAAACTACAAATGCACAGTTTTGTTGCAGTCTTTGTAAATTATCTGCAGAGAAGATCGTATTATTGCATCGCTCTGCTCCAAAAAGCCTTCTAAATGAGCCCACAAGAaccaaaaaactaatatataaaacGTGTATGTTGTTATGCGATCTAAAATATATAATCTGCGCAACACCCTCTTCGCTTTCGGAATTGTCTCTTCATTTTCGCCAAGTATGTACGTTCTCATACCGATTATGTAGCCTCGTATGTATTGCTCCCAATTCACTTGACCTACGGATGTGTCAAACAACTCCTGATCTGTTTGGTTTAGGTTATCACTTAAGCGTTGGAAATTCTCGTTGCGAAAATCCCAGTCCTTAGTGGTGTAGTACTGCAATAGTTTAAGTCCCGTTGATATCTTATTTTGTATATGCACCATACTAAAAAAGAAAGACGGCAAAGTgccataattttaaattttagtcaaTAAAAATATGCTATGAATAACTTACAAAGGTTTTCGTCcaacaattaataataaaaaatcgatgATGTATGCCGGaagataatgaaataaaatcacgcAGAATAGATGATGATAATAGCTCTTTTTGATCGATCCATCTGGAAACCATAATGCATAACTGAGCGGGAATtcgtagaaaaatctttttccagTCTCGATGCTTTCACCCCAAGAAAATAAGGCCTTCTTCGAAATGCAAAGATTACAAAATTCTATAGAGCCTTTTTCCTTTGATTTGCTACGTTTGTAACCCGCTACGATCATGCCATTAATAGCTTTATCCACTGGTATGACTGTCGATGAGTATTCAGGATTGCAATGCATTGAGCGAATAATACCGCGTGCTGCTCCAATCATTAAACCGGTGGGACCGTTAACGCCCTCTATCCAACCGGGCAGAGGTTCCTTGATTGCTGCGGTGACTGAAGTGGATATTAAGTATAAATTCCTCCTTATTAGctcgttttaattattttaatgtatacatatgtatatatatacattcatgtatacattatatatataatatgtttaagAAGCTTAGGTGAaacgatatttttaatatgaaactGTTATGTTACTGGATAACATTTTCAATTCAAATCTGCATTCAAATTCTCCATGCAATTCATTCTTGTACGCACCTATAATTTTTGCAcgtattaaatatttcaatattgacTTTTACGAATTGCTGTCAGTATTATTTTTGCtctataaaaactttttatgaaatatctcaagaaatttaataaaagtttggCCTTAATCCGTAAGTGACCTTGTCCTATATTTCAAAACAATGTCGAGCCTATGGCTTGTAtactatacaaggtggcgcaaaattaataatccaattttgtttttgaataactttttttgctaaataataaaataattttttgctaaatgattttgagtgatggaaatctttattttgacctttacgcgttccattgcttgtctgtttatatactgcagctgtctagttcacacgTGTTAAATGTGAATGACACAACACGCAATTCGCACAcacgcaaaaattataaatctttctttAG harbors:
- the LOC128865257 gene encoding putative fatty acyl-CoA reductase CG5065; translation: MDLLTTVDGCENSEIAQWYSGKNVLITGATGFMGKVLVEKLLRSCSGVKRIYLLIRSKKGVDPLARKDQFLKCVIFNKVLKENPDIVNKIQVVKGDVMDYGLGLSANDTNELVSNVEVIFHCAANVRFDQPLRPMVRMNVAGTLKVLQLAETMANLKVIIHVSTSYCQCNESVLEERAYPAPQNPYDVIKMVEEMNDEDLKEITPRLLNGLPNTYAYSKALTEDLICRYGKNLPIIITRPSIVTAAIKEPLPGWIEGVNGPTGLMIGAARGIIRSMHCNPEYSSTVIPVDKAINGMIVAGYKRSKSKEKGSIEFCNLCISKKALFSWGESIETGKRFFYEFPLSYALWFPDGSIKKSYYHHLFCVILFHYLPAYIIDFLLLIVGRKPFMVHIQNKISTGLKLLQYYTTKDWDFRNENFQRLSDNLNQTDQELFDTSVGQVNWEQYIRGYIIGMRTYILGENEETIPKAKRVLRRLYILDRITTYTFYILVFWFLWAHLEGFLEQSDAIIRSSLQIIYKDCNKTVHL